Proteins encoded by one window of Erythrobacter sp.:
- the chlG gene encoding chlorophyll synthase ChlG, with the protein MDQSLVSTTRVPPPAARDVLELLKPITWFPPMWAFMCGVVSSGMPLDTRWPFLIAGIALTGPLVCGTSQAVNDWFDRHVDAINEPNRPIPSGRVGGTWGLRVASAGTLLSLAVAWLTGPWVFAATVLGLACAWAYSAPPFRFKTSGWLGPAVVALTYEGLSWFTGASVMAGALPPGTVLIVLGLYSFGAHGIMTLNDFKAVEGDKATGLRSLPVTLGVGRAARLACVVMAVPQIAVVALLAQWGMTISAIAVSVLLLVQLALMPRLISDPARHAPWYNATGVTLYVLGMLAASLGLGGYV; encoded by the coding sequence ATGGATCAATCGCTTGTCTCCACAACTCGCGTCCCGCCTCCGGCGGCGCGCGATGTGCTGGAACTTTTGAAGCCGATTACGTGGTTTCCGCCCATGTGGGCCTTCATGTGCGGAGTGGTGTCGAGCGGGATGCCGCTGGACACGCGCTGGCCGTTCCTGATCGCCGGAATTGCCCTCACCGGGCCGCTGGTCTGCGGCACCAGCCAAGCGGTGAATGACTGGTTCGACCGGCATGTCGATGCAATCAATGAGCCGAACCGGCCGATTCCCTCGGGGCGGGTAGGCGGCACCTGGGGCCTGCGCGTGGCAAGTGCGGGGACACTGCTGTCGCTGGCGGTGGCCTGGCTCACCGGGCCGTGGGTGTTCGCGGCAACGGTGCTCGGCCTCGCCTGCGCATGGGCCTATTCCGCGCCTCCGTTCCGCTTCAAGACCAGCGGCTGGCTCGGCCCGGCAGTTGTGGCACTGACCTATGAAGGGCTGAGCTGGTTCACCGGTGCAAGTGTGATGGCGGGCGCTTTGCCGCCGGGCACCGTGCTGATCGTGCTGGGGCTCTACAGTTTCGGCGCGCATGGCATCATGACGCTCAATGATTTCAAGGCGGTGGAGGGGGACAAGGCCACCGGCCTGCGCTCGCTCCCCGTCACGCTGGGCGTCGGGCGTGCGGCGCGGCTGGCCTGCGTGGTGATGGCTGTACCGCAAATAGCGGTGGTGGCACTGCTGGCGCAGTGGGGCATGACGATCTCGGCGATAGCCGTGAGTGTTCTGCTGCTGGTGCAACTCGCGCTGATGCCGCGTCTCATCTCGGATCCCGCCCGACATGCGCCCTGGTACAACGCGACGGGGGTCACGCTCTATGTGCTGGGGATGCTGGCGGCATCGCTCGGGCTGGGGGGCTACGTATGA
- the ppsR gene encoding transcriptional regulator PpsR has translation MLTRKHSIEGKLQYGDFAGIFDDSDPTAAARLALIAGDICLVLDRDGTIVGGSADPHFFPQVESWIGRDLVDTVTVESRAKVMEMLGSMREGKAQRWRQINHFSEDGDAPVRYALVAFENSERCLALGRDMREESALQQRFLQAQQALERDYMRLRQAENRYRLLFDTVSEATLVVEGDGYRIREANPAAHRLLKAASGDLVDSKVAGLFPRASRDALIAFLGSAAASNAVSPITLALADGGEELTLKASSFRQRGTQYLLLRMRSGTTHGDEVSGPVLAVIERMPDAFVLADSKLNIAAANAQFADLVGVASVDHLLNQPLGDYVGRPGIDLELVRGQLAKHGFARNVSTVVGASDSFAGEPVELSAVQTDGEEPYMGLVIRPVGRRLRDLPPVASDLPRSVEQLTELVGRMSLKDIVRESTDLIERLCIEAALTHTSDNRASAAEILGLSRQSLYSKLHRHGMGNLDAESE, from the coding sequence ATGCTCACTCGAAAACATAGTATCGAAGGCAAGCTTCAATACGGTGATTTCGCCGGTATTTTTGATGATTCCGATCCCACGGCCGCCGCTAGGCTGGCGCTGATTGCCGGCGACATCTGCCTCGTACTCGATCGCGATGGCACGATCGTCGGCGGCAGCGCCGATCCGCATTTTTTTCCGCAGGTTGAAAGCTGGATTGGCCGTGATCTGGTTGACACCGTGACTGTCGAGAGCCGTGCCAAGGTGATGGAAATGCTGGGGTCAATGCGCGAAGGCAAGGCCCAGCGCTGGCGGCAAATCAACCACTTTAGCGAAGATGGCGATGCGCCGGTGCGTTATGCGCTGGTGGCTTTCGAGAATTCGGAGCGCTGCCTCGCACTCGGACGAGACATGCGTGAAGAATCGGCGTTGCAGCAGCGTTTCCTGCAAGCCCAGCAAGCGCTCGAACGCGATTACATGCGATTGCGGCAGGCCGAAAACCGCTATCGCCTGCTGTTCGATACCGTGTCAGAAGCAACCCTGGTGGTGGAGGGTGACGGCTACCGCATCCGCGAAGCCAATCCCGCAGCCCATCGCTTGCTCAAGGCGGCATCGGGCGATCTGGTGGACAGCAAGGTGGCGGGTCTGTTCCCGCGTGCTTCCCGCGATGCGCTGATCGCCTTCCTCGGTTCTGCCGCTGCATCGAATGCCGTTTCACCGATAACTCTGGCGCTCGCGGATGGCGGCGAGGAACTGACCCTAAAGGCGTCAAGCTTCCGCCAGCGCGGCACGCAGTACCTGCTCTTGCGAATGCGTTCGGGTACGACTCATGGAGATGAAGTCTCCGGGCCGGTGCTGGCGGTGATAGAGCGCATGCCGGACGCCTTCGTGCTAGCCGACTCGAAGCTAAACATCGCCGCCGCCAATGCGCAATTTGCCGATCTGGTCGGGGTGGCCAGTGTCGATCACCTGCTGAACCAGCCGCTGGGCGACTATGTCGGTCGACCGGGGATTGATCTGGAACTGGTGCGTGGACAGCTCGCCAAACATGGCTTTGCCCGCAACGTTAGTACCGTGGTTGGAGCGAGTGACAGTTTCGCCGGAGAGCCGGTGGAGCTTTCCGCAGTCCAGACCGATGGCGAAGAGCCTTATATGGGACTGGTTATCCGCCCGGTAGGCCGCCGACTGCGCGATCTGCCGCCGGTGGCGAGCGATCTTCCGCGTTCGGTGGAGCAGTTGACCGAACTGGTTGGACGAATGTCGCTGAAGGACATCGTGCGCGAAAGTACCGACCTGATCGAACGGCTGTGCATTGAGGCTGCGCTCACGCACACGTCGGATAACCGCGCCTCCGCTGCCGAGATTCTCGGCCTCAGCCGCCAGAGCCTCTACTCCAAGCTGCATCGGCATGGAATGGGAAATCTGGACGCTGAATCGGAGTAA
- a CDS encoding ferredoxin:protochlorophyllide reductase (ATP-dependent) subunit N, whose amino-acid sequence MSSVLPNPALASANGADCAPVLRERGQREVFCGLTGIIWLHRKMQDAFFLVVGSRTCAHLLQSAAGVMIFAEPRFATAIIEERDLAGMADCQDELDRIVNKLLTRRPDIGTLFLVGSCPSEVIKMDLSKAAQRLGVTYAGRTRILNYSGSGIETTFTEGEDACLATLVPEMPASLRDAAPQLLIVGALPDIVEDQFLRLFAELGIDPVHCLPSRKASDLPPIGPNTRYLLAQPFLTETALALENRGAQRLDALFPFGAEGTTDWLHAAAQAFGVDEMHFNRVIAPGRERAKRAIAHSRERLEGKRITFLPDSQLEVPLARFLATELGMVPVEVGTPYLHRQHTAKELKLLPKGTRISEGQHVDRQLDRVRADKPDLTVCGLGLANPLEAEGFTTKWAIELVFSPIHGFEQAGDLAELFARPLRRRDVLRV is encoded by the coding sequence ATGAGCAGCGTCCTGCCCAACCCCGCTTTGGCCTCCGCCAACGGCGCAGACTGCGCTCCCGTCCTGCGCGAGCGCGGCCAGCGGGAAGTCTTTTGCGGCCTCACCGGGATCATCTGGCTGCACCGCAAGATGCAGGATGCGTTCTTCCTCGTCGTCGGCTCGCGCACCTGCGCGCACCTGCTGCAATCGGCGGCAGGCGTGATGATCTTTGCCGAACCGCGCTTCGCCACCGCCATCATCGAGGAACGCGATCTGGCCGGGATGGCCGATTGCCAGGACGAGCTCGACCGGATCGTCAACAAGCTGCTCACCCGCCGCCCCGATATCGGCACGCTGTTCCTTGTCGGCTCGTGCCCGTCCGAAGTCATCAAGATGGACCTCTCGAAGGCCGCCCAGCGACTCGGCGTCACCTATGCCGGGCGCACTCGCATTCTCAACTATTCAGGCAGCGGCATCGAAACCACTTTCACCGAAGGCGAGGACGCCTGCCTCGCCACGCTGGTGCCGGAAATGCCCGCCAGCCTGCGGGATGCAGCGCCGCAGTTGCTGATCGTCGGCGCGCTGCCGGATATTGTCGAAGACCAGTTCCTGCGCCTGTTCGCCGAACTCGGCATTGACCCGGTGCATTGCCTGCCCTCGCGCAAGGCAAGCGACCTGCCGCCGATCGGTCCGAACACCCGCTACCTGCTCGCCCAGCCGTTTCTCACCGAAACCGCGCTGGCTTTGGAGAACCGCGGCGCGCAGCGGCTCGATGCACTGTTCCCCTTCGGCGCGGAAGGCACGACCGACTGGCTGCACGCCGCCGCACAGGCCTTCGGGGTGGACGAAATGCACTTCAACCGGGTGATCGCGCCGGGCCGTGAGCGGGCCAAGCGCGCCATTGCTCACAGCCGCGAACGGCTGGAAGGCAAGCGCATCACTTTCCTGCCCGACTCTCAGCTTGAAGTGCCGCTCGCGCGGTTCCTTGCGACCGAGCTGGGCATGGTGCCGGTGGAAGTGGGCACGCCCTATCTCCACCGTCAGCACACCGCGAAAGAACTGAAGCTGCTGCCCAAGGGCACCCGCATCAGCGAAGGCCAGCATGTCGATCGCCAGTTGGACCGGGTGCGCGCCGACAAGCCCGATCTCACCGTCTGCGGCCTCGGCCTCGCCAATCCGCTCGAAGCCGAAGGGTTCACCACCAAGTGGGCCATCGAACTGGTCTTCTCCCCGATCCACGGCTTCGAGCAGGCAGGCGATCTCGCCGAGCTCTTTGCCCGCCCGCTCCGGCGGCGCGACGTGCTGAGGGTATAG
- a CDS encoding tryptophan-rich sensory protein, which yields MSKSWILPVVVAGLAALAVATVGGTITDLGPWYEGLAKPDWNPPRAAFPIVWTVIFALVAVAIVSAWRASPSTRVSDTLIGLFALNGFLNILWSLLFFRMQRPDWAFFELIALWLSIAVLIAYCWRLSRTASLLLLPYLIWVTIAGALNWQIVQLNGPFG from the coding sequence ATGAGCAAAAGCTGGATTCTCCCCGTCGTCGTCGCCGGGCTGGCGGCGTTGGCCGTCGCGACAGTGGGGGGGACGATCACCGATCTGGGGCCGTGGTACGAAGGGCTGGCCAAGCCGGACTGGAACCCACCTCGCGCTGCCTTCCCGATTGTCTGGACCGTGATCTTTGCGCTGGTGGCGGTTGCCATTGTATCCGCCTGGCGCGCTTCGCCCAGCACCAGGGTTTCGGACACACTGATCGGGCTGTTTGCGCTGAATGGCTTCCTTAATATACTGTGGAGCCTGCTGTTCTTCCGGATGCAGCGGCCAGACTGGGCCTTCTTCGAGCTGATCGCTCTGTGGCTCTCGATCGCGGTGCTGATCGCCTATTGCTGGCGGCTGTCTCGCACGGCGAGCTTGCTGCTGCTGCCCTACCTTATCTGGGTGACCATCGCGGGCGCGCTCAACTGGCAGATCGTCCAGCTCAACGGCCCGTTCGGCTGA
- a CDS encoding cobalamin B12-binding protein, which translates to MLPRLLVAHQRDGSIVRRVRIVEDLRAVSLEEAEAFAPMALELEANELMLEVEHFLVRGITPEDVFVQLLAPAARRLGEYWEEDRCDFVDVTMGLWRLQEVMREIAQRSPATPEEFEPARSALFSPMPGEQHCFGTLMVEEVFARAGWDSEALVEPQRSELLRVISDREFELVGLTVSTDCPSGEIASLLTAIRSVSKCRSVKVIVGGRAINANPALADRAGADGTAIDANSALILADRIVPVSRGNFCFEA; encoded by the coding sequence ATTCTTCCCCGTCTGCTGGTCGCGCACCAGCGTGATGGCAGCATTGTCCGGCGGGTGCGGATAGTCGAAGACCTACGGGCCGTTTCGCTCGAAGAAGCCGAAGCTTTTGCGCCGATGGCGCTTGAACTCGAGGCCAATGAGTTGATGCTGGAGGTCGAACATTTCCTCGTCCGCGGCATTACCCCCGAGGATGTTTTCGTCCAGCTTCTGGCTCCTGCCGCACGGCGGCTGGGCGAGTACTGGGAGGAGGACCGCTGCGATTTCGTCGATGTGACGATGGGGCTGTGGCGACTGCAGGAAGTCATGCGGGAAATTGCCCAGCGTTCACCGGCGACTCCCGAAGAGTTCGAACCTGCGCGCAGCGCGCTGTTCAGCCCGATGCCGGGCGAACAGCATTGCTTCGGCACGCTGATGGTGGAGGAAGTATTTGCCCGCGCAGGATGGGATAGCGAGGCCTTGGTTGAGCCGCAAAGGTCCGAATTGCTACGGGTTATTTCCGATCGCGAGTTCGAACTGGTGGGATTGACGGTCAGCACCGACTGCCCTAGCGGCGAGATTGCAAGCCTGCTTACGGCCATTCGCAGCGTCTCAAAATGCCGCTCGGTCAAGGTTATAGTCGGCGGTCGGGCTATCAATGCCAACCCAGCCTTGGCCGACAGGGCAGGCGCTGATGGCACTGCCATCGACGCAAATTCAGCACTGATCCTGGCAGACAGGATCGTCCCCGTTTCGAGGGGGAATTTCTGCTTCGAAGCATGA
- a CDS encoding ferredoxin:protochlorophyllide reductase (ATP-dependent) subunit B, whose protein sequence is MQLAVWTYEGPPHVGAMRVATAMEGMHYVLHAPQGDTYADLLFTMIERRGKRPPVTYTTFQARDLGKDTAQLFQDAARDAYARFAPQAMMVGASCTAELIQDDPAGLAEAMRLPCPVIPLELPSYQRKENWGAAESFYQVVRTLADQTVRPRGGEKALVNVLGPAALGFRHRDDLVEVRKILDALGVEVNCVAPLGASPADIARIGAADFNVVLYPEIGEEAARWLEKAFNQPAVRVVPIGVGATREFITAVAALAGVDPAPALGDLASRMPWWSRSVDSTYLTGKRVFIFGDATHAVAAARIARDELGFEVCGLGCYNREFARELRNAAKLYGLDPLITDDHMEVEDAIAAASPELVLGTQMERHIAKRLGLPCAVISSPVHVQDFPARHSPQMGFEGANVIFDTWVHPLVMGLEEHLLTMFREDFEFSDTAGASHLHSPLPLAGGAGGGPVASQGSAVASPPPLAPPASGMGVWSDEAERELKKIPFFVRGKARRNTELYAADHGRAQIDLATLYDAKAHYAR, encoded by the coding sequence ATGCAGCTCGCCGTCTGGACATACGAAGGCCCGCCCCACGTTGGCGCGATGCGCGTGGCGACGGCGATGGAGGGGATGCACTATGTCCTCCACGCGCCGCAGGGCGATACCTATGCCGACCTGCTGTTCACGATGATCGAGCGGCGCGGCAAGCGCCCGCCGGTTACCTATACCACCTTCCAGGCACGCGATCTCGGCAAGGATACCGCGCAACTGTTCCAGGATGCAGCGCGCGATGCCTATGCCCGCTTCGCTCCGCAGGCGATGATGGTAGGCGCCAGTTGCACCGCCGAACTGATCCAGGACGATCCCGCCGGCCTCGCCGAAGCGATGCGCCTGCCCTGCCCGGTCATTCCGCTCGAACTGCCGAGCTACCAGCGCAAGGAAAACTGGGGCGCGGCGGAGAGCTTTTACCAGGTCGTCCGCACGCTGGCCGATCAGACCGTGCGACCGCGCGGTGGTGAAAAGGCGCTGGTCAATGTGCTCGGCCCCGCAGCGCTCGGCTTCCGCCATCGCGACGATCTGGTGGAAGTGCGCAAGATTCTCGACGCGCTGGGCGTCGAAGTGAACTGCGTGGCCCCGCTGGGTGCTTCGCCTGCCGACATCGCCCGCATCGGCGCGGCCGATTTCAACGTGGTGCTCTATCCCGAAATCGGCGAGGAAGCTGCGCGCTGGCTGGAAAAGGCCTTCAACCAGCCCGCCGTCCGCGTCGTGCCCATCGGCGTTGGTGCGACCCGCGAATTCATCACCGCTGTTGCCGCCTTGGCTGGAGTCGATCCCGCCCCGGCGCTGGGCGATCTGGCATCGCGGATGCCGTGGTGGAGCCGCTCGGTCGATTCGACCTACCTTACCGGCAAGCGCGTTTTCATCTTCGGCGATGCCACCCACGCTGTCGCCGCTGCCCGCATCGCCCGCGACGAGCTCGGCTTCGAAGTCTGTGGCCTCGGCTGTTACAACCGCGAATTCGCCCGCGAACTACGCAATGCCGCCAAGCTCTACGGGCTCGATCCGCTGATTACCGACGACCACATGGAAGTCGAGGACGCCATCGCCGCCGCCTCGCCCGAACTGGTGCTGGGCACGCAGATGGAGCGCCACATCGCCAAGCGGCTGGGCCTGCCCTGCGCGGTGATTTCCTCCCCGGTCCACGTGCAGGACTTCCCCGCCCGCCACAGCCCGCAAATGGGCTTCGAAGGCGCGAACGTGATTTTCGATACCTGGGTTCACCCGCTGGTGATGGGGCTGGAAGAGCACCTGCTGACGATGTTCCGCGAGGATTTCGAATTCTCCGACACGGCGGGGGCGAGCCATCTCCATTCTCCCCTCCCGCTTGCGGGAGGGGCCGGGGGTGGGCCTGTAGCATCGCAAGGCTCGGCTGTCGCCTCGCCCCCACCCCTAGCCCCTCCCGCAAGCGGGATGGGGGTTTGGTCTGACGAGGCCGAGCGCGAGCTGAAGAAGATCCCCTTCTTCGTCCGCGGCAAGGCGCGTCGCAATACCGAGCTTTACGCTGCCGACCACGGCCGCGCGCAGATCGATCTGGCGACGCTGTACGATGCAAAGGCGCATTATGCCCGCTAA
- a CDS encoding BCD family MFS transporter — protein sequence MSNPVASKGLGWVSIVRLGAVQASIGAIVMLATSLLNRVMVVEYALAAAIPAGLVAWHYAVQLTRPLWGHGSDLGRRRTPWIVGGVAVLGLGGLLAVQATIMLAEPSLAAFALAALAFTLIGAGVGAGGTSMLALLASGVAPERRAAAAATTWIMMVSGIVISAGIAGALLDPFSPERLMQVAGGVVAGALLVCVLAMYRLEDTATLFVAEREDSAGPSPGFAPAIREIFHEPEARRFTLFIFVSMLAYSMQDLILEPFAGLVFGMTPGESTSLAGMQHGGVLLGMIAAGVGGSAFAGRMPVELRVWIMVGCTGSALALAGLAVAAQAGDGWPLAANVFALGFCNGIFAVAAIGSMMGLAGAGETTREGVRMGVWGASQAIAFGAGGLIGAVGVDMARSWQAANGGQDGAAFQLIFALEAALFIVAALLAVRASKRRKQANGELVTA from the coding sequence ATGAGCAATCCCGTCGCTTCCAAGGGCCTCGGATGGGTCTCGATTGTCCGATTGGGCGCAGTGCAGGCCTCAATCGGCGCGATCGTGATGCTGGCGACATCGCTGCTTAACCGGGTCATGGTCGTCGAATATGCGTTAGCAGCGGCGATCCCGGCGGGGCTGGTGGCGTGGCATTACGCCGTGCAGCTGACGCGGCCCTTGTGGGGCCACGGTTCGGATCTGGGGAGGCGGCGGACGCCCTGGATCGTGGGCGGCGTGGCGGTGCTCGGCCTTGGCGGACTGCTGGCGGTGCAGGCGACGATCATGCTGGCGGAGCCATCGCTCGCCGCTTTCGCGCTGGCGGCGCTGGCTTTCACGCTGATCGGCGCCGGGGTAGGCGCGGGGGGGACGTCGATGCTGGCGCTGCTGGCCTCAGGCGTCGCGCCCGAACGACGCGCTGCTGCGGCGGCAACCACCTGGATCATGATGGTGAGCGGGATCGTGATTTCCGCTGGCATAGCAGGCGCGCTGCTCGATCCGTTCTCGCCCGAACGGCTGATGCAGGTTGCGGGCGGCGTGGTGGCGGGAGCGCTGCTGGTCTGCGTGCTGGCGATGTACCGTTTGGAGGACACCGCGACACTGTTCGTGGCGGAGCGCGAAGACAGCGCAGGTCCTTCCCCCGGTTTCGCCCCCGCGATCCGCGAGATTTTCCACGAACCCGAAGCGCGCCGCTTCACCCTGTTCATCTTCGTCTCAATGCTCGCCTATTCGATGCAGGACCTGATCCTTGAGCCCTTTGCGGGACTGGTGTTCGGTATGACGCCGGGCGAATCGACCAGCCTTGCCGGAATGCAACACGGCGGGGTCCTGCTCGGCATGATTGCCGCCGGCGTAGGCGGCAGCGCATTTGCCGGGCGAATGCCGGTGGAACTGCGGGTGTGGATCATGGTCGGCTGCACCGGATCGGCGCTGGCGCTCGCCGGGCTGGCCGTGGCAGCGCAGGCTGGCGATGGCTGGCCGCTGGCCGCCAATGTCTTCGCGCTGGGGTTCTGCAACGGCATTTTCGCGGTGGCCGCCATTGGTTCGATGATGGGGCTGGCTGGCGCCGGAGAAACGACCCGCGAAGGCGTTCGCATGGGCGTCTGGGGCGCATCGCAGGCGATTGCCTTTGGCGCAGGCGGGCTGATCGGCGCGGTGGGCGTGGACATGGCGCGCAGTTGGCAAGCCGCAAACGGCGGGCAGGACGGCGCGGCCTTCCAGCTCATTTTTGCTTTAGAAGCAGCACTTTTCATCGTCGCGGCACTGCTTGCCGTGCGCGCATCGAAACGTCGCAAGCAAGCTAACGGGGAGTTGGTAACGGCATGA
- a CDS encoding geranylgeranyl diphosphate reductase translates to MSTAQFDVVVVGGGPSGATAAWDLARAGRSVLLLDRAGRIKPCGGAVPPRLLEEFEIPQSLLVAKARSARMVAPSNRAVDMPVGEIGYVGMVDRGEFDEWLRVRAEAAGAERRKGTFDHIERDGGSGPLVCYREERGGEMRQARAKLVIGADGARSAVARENLQGAEDIPCVFAYHEVIKSPASTPEGFDGSRCDVLYQGHLSPDFYAWVFPHGEQASIGVGSANKGWSLRGAVHTMREEMGLADCETIRREGAPIPLKPLKRWDNGRDVLVAGDAAGVVAPASGEGIFYAMTCGRIAAQTADAFIASDQPAVLKRARKQFLREHGRVFWILGMMQSFWYSSDKRRERFVAMCADKDVQQLTWQAYMNKRLVRARPLAHLRIFVKDTAHLLGLRPVTQ, encoded by the coding sequence ATGAGCACTGCACAATTCGATGTCGTGGTGGTCGGAGGCGGGCCTTCGGGCGCAACGGCGGCCTGGGACCTTGCGAGAGCCGGGCGCAGCGTGCTGCTGCTGGACCGGGCAGGGCGGATCAAGCCCTGCGGCGGGGCGGTGCCGCCACGGCTGCTCGAAGAATTCGAGATTCCCCAATCGCTGCTGGTGGCGAAGGCGCGCTCGGCGCGGATGGTCGCGCCGTCGAACCGCGCGGTGGATATGCCGGTGGGTGAGATCGGCTATGTCGGCATGGTCGATCGCGGCGAATTCGACGAATGGCTGCGGGTGCGGGCGGAAGCCGCCGGGGCGGAACGGCGCAAGGGCACTTTCGATCATATCGAGCGCGACGGCGGGAGCGGGCCGCTGGTCTGCTACCGCGAGGAACGCGGCGGGGAAATGCGGCAAGCCCGCGCGAAACTGGTGATCGGCGCGGACGGTGCCCGCTCGGCCGTGGCGCGCGAGAACCTGCAGGGCGCAGAGGATATCCCCTGCGTTTTCGCCTATCACGAAGTCATCAAGTCCCCTGCCAGCACCCCTGAGGGGTTCGACGGTTCGCGCTGCGACGTGCTATATCAGGGCCACCTCTCGCCCGATTTCTACGCCTGGGTCTTCCCCCACGGCGAGCAGGCGAGCATCGGCGTGGGCAGTGCCAACAAGGGCTGGTCGCTGCGCGGCGCGGTGCACACCATGCGCGAGGAGATGGGGCTGGCGGACTGCGAAACGATCCGCCGTGAAGGCGCACCGATCCCGCTCAAGCCACTGAAGCGCTGGGACAATGGCCGCGACGTGCTGGTTGCAGGCGATGCCGCCGGCGTGGTCGCGCCCGCATCGGGTGAAGGTATTTTCTACGCCATGACCTGCGGCCGTATCGCCGCCCAAACTGCCGATGCCTTTATCGCCAGCGACCAGCCCGCCGTGCTCAAGCGCGCGCGCAAGCAGTTCCTGCGTGAACACGGACGGGTGTTCTGGATCCTCGGGATGATGCAGTCCTTCTGGTATTCGAGCGACAAGCGCCGCGAGAGGTTTGTCGCCATGTGCGCCGACAAGGACGTGCAGCAGCTCACCTGGCAGGCCTATATGAACAAGCGGCTGGTGCGCGCACGCCCGCTTGCCCATTTGCGCATCTTCGTGAAGGATACCGCGCATCTGCTGGGATTGAGACCTGTCACGCAATGA
- a CDS encoding photosynthetic reaction center cytochrome c subunit has protein sequence MNRRTGLNLTLLAALPLTLTACELAPKTSQQNGFRGTGMDQIFVQTSEIRDEVPAPPYELPADTGGPRAGEVYENVQVLGDISADEFNYLMAAITEWVSPEQGCNYCHNPANMASDEVYTKVVARNMLLMTQNVNANWSSHVAETGVTCWTCHRGNNIPEEYWTLPVEGNNRSIIGNRNGQNNPVSNTAYSSLPQESVAAYLLGELDNNAIRVASTTMHPTSANTLSTMSTEQTYSLMMHMSDSLGVNCTYCHNSQNFADWNISAPPRQTAWHGIRMVRNMNEEYITPLASVFPANRLGAAGDPFKVNCTTCHQGQNLPLGGVSMVVDYPALRQLYTPTAPTAEEPALPASPASTDTE, from the coding sequence ATGAACAGGAGAACCGGCCTCAACCTGACATTGCTGGCGGCCTTGCCGCTGACACTGACAGCCTGCGAACTTGCCCCCAAGACTTCGCAACAGAACGGATTTCGCGGCACGGGGATGGACCAGATATTCGTCCAGACTTCCGAAATCCGGGACGAAGTCCCCGCCCCGCCCTACGAGCTTCCCGCCGACACCGGCGGCCCGCGCGCGGGCGAGGTTTACGAGAACGTGCAGGTGCTCGGCGACATCTCGGCGGACGAGTTCAACTACCTGATGGCGGCGATCACCGAATGGGTATCGCCCGAACAGGGCTGCAATTACTGCCACAATCCGGCAAACATGGCATCGGACGAAGTCTATACCAAGGTCGTCGCCCGCAACATGCTGCTCATGACGCAGAATGTGAATGCGAACTGGTCCAGCCATGTTGCCGAAACGGGTGTGACCTGCTGGACCTGCCATCGCGGCAACAACATACCGGAAGAATACTGGACCTTGCCGGTCGAGGGGAACAACCGCTCGATCATCGGCAACCGGAATGGCCAGAACAATCCGGTGTCCAACACCGCCTACAGCTCATTGCCGCAGGAATCGGTGGCGGCGTATCTGCTGGGCGAACTGGACAACAATGCGATCCGCGTGGCTTCAACCACCATGCACCCGACCTCAGCGAACACGCTGTCGACGATGAGCACCGAACAGACATACTCGCTGATGATGCATATGTCGGATTCGCTTGGCGTGAACTGCACCTATTGCCACAATTCGCAGAACTTCGCCGACTGGAACATCAGTGCCCCGCCGCGGCAGACCGCGTGGCACGGGATCCGCATGGTTCGCAACATGAACGAAGAGTATATCACCCCGCTCGCCAGTGTGTTCCCGGCCAACCGGCTGGGTGCGGCAGGCGATCCGTTCAAGGTGAATTGCACCACCTGCCATCAGGGCCAGAACCTGCCGCTGGGCGGGGTCTCGATGGTGGTCGATTATCCGGCACTGCGGCAGCTCTACACTCCTACGGCTCCGACCGCAGAAGAACCCGCGCTGCCCGCCAGCCCGGCGAGCACCGATACCGAATAG
- the bchF gene encoding 2-vinyl bacteriochlorophyllide hydratase, with product MRGEYTPEGSAAAGRATPSQGEILIGGLYTPEERRRRDESVWTTVQGVLAPLQFLIFAVSLALVLRYLASGTGEWAADASIVLKTLVLYTIMVTGSIWEKVVFGKWLFARPFFWEDVFSMLVLALHTAYLIMLLGNIGSAESRMLVALAGYCAYVVNAGQFLLKLRAARLQTEAMVAA from the coding sequence ATGCGAGGGGAATACACACCAGAGGGAAGCGCCGCAGCAGGGCGCGCAACCCCATCGCAGGGTGAAATCCTGATCGGCGGGCTCTACACTCCCGAAGAGCGCCGCCGCCGCGATGAGTCGGTGTGGACCACGGTTCAGGGCGTGCTCGCCCCGCTGCAATTCCTGATCTTCGCTGTCAGTCTCGCCCTTGTGCTGCGCTATCTTGCCAGCGGCACCGGCGAATGGGCCGCAGACGCATCCATCGTGCTGAAAACACTGGTGCTTTACACCATCATGGTAACCGGATCGATCTGGGAGAAAGTGGTCTTCGGCAAGTGGCTGTTCGCCCGCCCGTTTTTCTGGGAAGACGTTTTCTCGATGCTCGTGCTGGCGCTGCACACGGCCTACCTCATTATGCTGCTGGGGAACATCGGATCGGCCGAGTCGCGTATGCTCGTCGCCCTCGCCGGATACTGCGCTTACGTGGTCAACGCCGGGCAATTCCTGCTCAAGCTGCGCGCTGCGCGACTCCAGACTGAAGCGATGGTGGCGGCATGA